TCCAGACCCACGTCGCGGTACTCCTCGTCGGGTTCGGGCCAGTCGCACATGTGGACCGTCGGATGACCGGCGTCGCCGGTGAGCGAGCCGTAGACCTCCTCGGCGACGAAGGGAGTGAACGGCGCGAACAGGGCGGCGACCTCCTCGAGGACGGTGTAGAGGGTAGCGTAGGCCGCCTGCTTGCTGGGCGAATCCGCCTCGTCCCACATCCGTTCGCGGACGACCTGGATGTAGAAGCGCGACACGTCCTCGACGACGAAGTCGATCAGCGCGTTGGCGGCGCGGTCGTTCTCGAAGTCGTCCATCGCGTCGGTCATCTCTGCCTCGACGGTCTGGAGCCGGGAGAGGACCCACTCGTCGACGAGTTCGAGGTCCTCGGCCGCGTCCGCCAGGGTGGTCTCCTCGGGGTCGAAGTCGTCGGCGCGCATATAGGGGAGCGGGAACCGGGCGACGTTCCAGAGGATGTTGAGCCGGCGCTGCATCTCCTGGGTCTCGTCCCACGAGAAGTTCATGTCTTCGCCCTGGGCGGTCACCGACAGGAGGAACAGGCGCATCGGGTCGACGCCGTACTCGTCGATGACCTCGTGGGGGTCGACGAGGATGCCCTTGGACTTGGACATGCCGCGGCCGTCCGGCATGTTGGCGTAGCCGTGCATGAGCACCTGCTTGTACGGAATCTCGCCGGTCGCGGCGGTGGACATGCCGAGCTGGGACCAGAACCACCCGCGGGTCTGGTCGTGGGCCTCCATGATGAGGTCTGCCGGCCACAGCTCGTCGAAACGGCTCTGGTCTTCGGGGTAGTTCAGCGTGCCCCACGTCGCGACCGAGGAGTCGAGCCACACGTCGAACACGTCCGGGACGCGCTCGTAGGTGACGCCGCCCTCGGTGATCGTCAGGTCGTCGACGGTGTCCTTGTGCAGGTCGACGCTCTCGGGGTCGATCTCCTGGTCGACGCGCTCGGCGAGTTCCTGCCGGTCGCCGACGACGATGGCCTGCTCCATCGTGCCGTCCCACTCGTCGCTCGGAATCCAGATGGGGATCGGGATGCCCCAGTAGCGCTGGCGGGAGACGTTCCAGTCCGGCGCGTCCTCGACGAAGTCGCGGAAGCGGTTGTCGCGGGCCCACTGGGGGTACCACTCGCTGTCCTCGATGTTTTCGAGCAGTTCGTCTTTGATGTCGGTGACCGTGATGAACCACTGGTCGGTGACGATCTGGATGATCCCGGTGTCGCAGCGCCAGCAGTGGCCGTAGCTGTGAGACGTGGTCTCCTCGGCCAGCAGCGCGCCCGCCGCGTCGAGGTCGTCCATGATCGCCCGGTCGGCGTCCTTGACGAACTCGCCGGCGTACGCACCGGCCGACTCGTCGTAGACGCCGTCGGCGCCGACCGGACAGAAGATGTCCAGCCCGAGTTCGGCCCCCCGCTCGAAGTCCTCCTCACCGTGGCCCGGCGCGGAGTGGACGAGGCCGGTGCCGTCGCCCTCGGTGTCGACGTACTCGCCGGTGTACACTTCCAGCGCGCCCTCGCCGCCGGGCGCGTCGGGCACCTCCTCGCGGAGCGGGTGCTCGTAGCTCCATCCGACCAGGTCCTCGCCGGTCAGTTCCTCGACGACCTCGTAGTCGTCGTAGCGGCCGGCCGAGAGGACGCTGTCGACCTTCGCCGCGGCGACGTAGAGCCGCTCGGTCTCGCCGTCGCGCTCGGCGTCGACGCCGACGTACTCGCCCTCGCCGTCGACGGCGACGAACGTGTTGGCGGGGATGGTCCACGGCGTCGTCGTCCAGATGACGAGACTCCCCTCGCGGTCGTCGAGGTCGAACTTGACGTAGATCGACGGGTCCTCGACATCCTCGTACTCGACCTCGTTGTTGGCGATGGCGGTCTCACAGCGCGGGCACTGGGAGATTGAGCGCTGGCCCTGCTCGACGAGGCCGCGCTCGTGGGCCTGCTCGAAGCCCCACCACGCCGCCTCCATGTACTCCGGCGAGACCGTCTTGTAGGGGTCGTCCCAGTCCATCCAGACGCCGAACGACTGGAAGTCGCTCTGGAGTCCTTCGAGCTGTTCGTCGGCGTAGGCCTTGCACTCCTCGATGAAGGCGTCCTCGCCGAACTCCTGGATGTCCTTCTTGTTCTCGAAGTCCAGGCGCTCCTCGACGCGGGTCTCGATGGGCAGACCGTGCATGTCGTAGCCCGGTCGGTCGGTCACGTCGTACCCCTGCATGCGGAGATAGCGGATGTAGCAGTCCTTCAGGGTCTTGTTCCAGGTGGTGCCCATGTGGGCGGACCCGGAGGTGTAGGGGGGGCCGTCGACGAAGAAGTAGTCCTCGCCGTCGGCGCGGTGTTCCACTGTCTGCTCGTAGGCGTCGACGGCGTCCCAGTAGTCGAACACGCGGTCCTCGACCGCGTCGGGGTCGTACTGGTCGGGCACGTCCGCGAACCGCTCGTCGCGGGCCGCGGCGCCCTCTCCGTCGGCGTCGTCCGTGCTCATATCTCGATGGACCCGCCCGACGCTCTTGGAAACTTCGATTACGCGACCGCGGACACCGGCGGGGAAGCCCGAACCGATCCCGAGCGTATTTCACCGTCCTGCCCGTTCGGTGGCACGTGCGTCTCGTCCAGATCACGATCCCGACGGGCAAGCGCGAGGCCGTCACGCGGGCGCTCGACGACGAGGACGTCGACTACATCGTCACGGACGAGACCAGCGGCCGGGAGTACGCCGCCGTCGCGTACGTCCCGCTGCCCACGAACGCCGTCGAGCCGGTGCTGGACACGCTCCGGACCGCCGGCATCGACGAGAGCACCTACACGGTCGTCCTCGACGCGGAGACGGTCGTCTCCGACGAGTTCGAGGAGCTCGAGGAGCGCTTCGCCGAGGAGGAGAACGGCGACCGCATCGCCCGCGAGGAGCTGGTCGCGGCCGCCAAGGACCTGCTGCTCTCGACGCCGGCGTACCTCCTGATGACGGTCGTCAGCGCGGTCATCGCGACCGCCGGCCTCCTGCTGAACTCCCCGGCGGTCATCGTCGGGTCGATGGTGATCGCGCCGCTGATCGGCCCGGCGATGGCCGCCAGCGTCGGGACGGTCGTCGTCGACGACGAGCTGTTCGCCCGCGGGGTCAAACTGCAGGCCGTCGGCCTCGTCGTCGCGGTCGCGAGCGCCGCCGCCTTCGCGTGGCTCGTCAAGACCGTCCACCTGATCCCCCCCTTCACCGACGTGACCGCCATCCCGCAGGTCCGCAGCCGCCTCTACCCCGACTTCCTCTCGCTGGTCGTCGCGCTCGGCGCGGGCATCGCCGGCGCGGTCTCGCTGACGGCGGGGATCTCCTCGGCGATCGTCGGCGTGATGATCGCCGTCGCGCTCATCCCGCCGGCGGCGACGGTGGGCATCGGTCTCGCGTGGGCCAAACCCGTCGTCTCGCTCGGGTCGGGCGTGCTCGTGCTGGTGAACCTCCTCTCGATCAACCTCGCCGCGCTGGTCGTCCTGCGCTACAGCGGGTACCGCCCGACCAACTGGTTCCAACTGGAGGAGGCCCGCGGCGCCACCGTCCGACGGATCGGTATCCTCGTCGTCGCGATCGTCGCGCTGTCGGTGTTCCTCGGCGGCGTCACGTACGACTCGTTCCAGGGCGCCACGACCGAGGAACGGATCCAGGAGGCGACCAACGGCGCCCTCGACGAGTCCGGGACCTCCGCCGAGGTGCTCTCGATGGAGGTCAACCGCAGCGGCGGTCCGCTGCTGCGCCACCCCGTCGGGATCACGGTGACCGTCGGCGTCGACGACCACGACCACCCGGCGCTGGCCGAGCGGATCGACCGCCGCGTCGAGCGGGCCATCGACCGAGAGGTCCGGACGCAGGTCCGGTACGTCGTCACCGACTCGGCCTGACAGCGGGTTGGCGACGGTGGGGGACGAACGCCGGCGTCGCCCGTCCGACGCGCGTCAGACGCTCGATTTCGATCCTTCAAAGACGCGTTTGAGTTTACGTGGTTGGTATTTGAGCGGGGGTCGTTGGGACGAGTGCATGAACTCACGACACACACTCGCCGGCGTGGCGGTCGTCGCCGCGCTGTTGGCGACGGCGGGCGTCGGCGCCGCGTTCGCGGCCGGTGGCTCGCCGGTCGAGGCACAGCAGTCCGCACAGGCGGACGGGAGCGACACGATCACCGTCGGCGCCTCCGGACAGGTCCAGGCCGAGGCCGACCGCGCGGTCGTCCGCGTCGGCGTCGTCGCGACGGGCGACGACATCGAGACGGTCCGGTCGCACCTGTCGACCAACGCCAGCTCGATGCGCTCGGCGCTGAACGAGATGGGCATCGAGGACGGCCAGATCCGGACGGCCCACTACGACATCTCGACGAACCGCCGCTACGGCGGCGGCCAGACCGACGAGCCGACGTACCAGGCGGTCCACGCCTTCGCCATCACGACCGACGACCCCGACAGCGTCGGTCAGGTCGTCGACACCGCCGTGACCAACGGCGCCGACGAGGTCGACGGCATCGAGTTCACCCTCTCGGCGGACAAGCGCGAGGACCTCCGTCAGGAGGCGCTCACCGAGGCGATGAACTCCGCGCGCGGCGAGGCCAGCACCATCGCCGCCGCCGAGGACCTCTCGATCAACGGCGTCGACCGCGTCTCCACCACGGAGTACAGCGCCCGACCCTACGCCGTCGAGACGGCCGCGCTCTCCGCCGGCGGCGACGCCGGCACCTCCATCGACAGCGGCCCGGTCAGCGTCAGCGCCTCCGTCACCGTCGTCTACGAGACGGGCAACTGACGCGGTCGGCCCTCACCGATCCCCCTCTGACACCCACCGCCCGACGCCCCCTCGCTGATCCCACGGCCTCGGGCACCCATCCCACCCGCTGACGGTTCCGTTCTCCCGTCACCGGCCTCCCCGGTGACGTTCGTTCACTCCGAAGAGGTTCTACATTAGCTCACATACCCGTTCTTCGCTCCCTCGATTCGCTCAGTACAGCGACTCTATCCGACAGTTATCCGTCAACAACGAGTCACCATTGTGTTCTATCTACAGAGTTGATTAGGATTGGACAACTGAATGAAAAACGAGGGCGTTTTTATTGTCGAGTTGTTACCAGTTCGTAATGCAGCCCTTACCACTATTGAACGAGAACAAACTCGATCTCATGGTGTCCTACTCACTCAGTAGTGGAGAGGAGATGAGTGTGGCCGTAGTAAACGCCTTCCACGCGGCTAACGTCGATGTCTTCGAAAAACCGACACAGCTGAACGATTGGGTCAACGCTGACATGTTCAAGTCCGTCCAGTGGACCTCTGACCGCCCGCTGTATCTGAGTACACGGATCTGGGGCTATAGAGTCGTCATTACCTCCGAAGAGGTGCGAATCTACACCACCATGGATCTCAATCAGCGTCTGTGAGTTGAATCCGTTCTCTACTGTGGGTAATCGTCTTTGAGCTCGTAGACCGAGATTCGATTGTCTTGCCACATTCAGGACATTCGTAGTCGAGATAGGTGGGGTGGTCGTGAACAATCCAGTCCCCGTTAATACGATTGGTGTGGTCACAGTTTGGACAGTAGAGCGTTGCCTTGTGAGACGGCTGACGCTCGGCGTGGTTCTTGGAGGGAGTCATTTTCATGCCTACGACCCAGATATGGATAAGGGCGTCCCTCTCTATCTCTGTACACAATCAGTGATGTCCCTCCACAAAAGACGAATTCACCACCTTGGTTGGTCAAAGCGCGGTGCAAGATACGCACGCAGACGCAACGTTCAGTGCAGGGCATGAAGTTATCATTGCGACAGTGACCTCATCTATGCACCAGATTTAAAACCATGACTGTGGAACCTAGAGGTGACGTTTCGTCTTGGAGGGCCGAAGCGTCAGCGGGGACAAATTCAGAGCGGGAATTCGGCTGATATTTTCAGCCAATTCCTTTGTTCGACAACTCTTGTTGGAGAGAGCTGATTTTATCGATTCATTCGCAGACGCACTGAGGAGAAGAATCATCCGCGCCAGTCCCGAAAACAACGACCCAGCGAACAGTTCGATGGCACTTCTCACGCCGATAACCGCGGCTGGCGGTCTGCGAACGCCGAGACCAGCGACGCGGTCCCGGCGGCGGGAACCCGCGACGGGTAGCTCCGCCGTCAGGACCCGTCGTAGGGCAGTTCCGGCTCGTAGTCGATCGCGGCGATGACCGCGTCGAGGACGCCTTCGACGTTCTCGTCCTCGGTGACGCTCATGTACAGGTCGGCCTCCACGTCCCGCGAGCGGTCGGCCTTGTTGCAGACCGTGAGGACGGGCACGTCGAAGCGGGCTTCGAGGTCGTCGCGAAGCGCCAGCTGCGTGTCGAGGGGGTAGCCACACTCCCCGCTGGCGTCGACGAGCACGAGCACGCCGTCGGCGAGGTGTTCGAGCGCGCTGGCGGCCTGGGACTCCACGTCGTTGCGCTCCTCGGGCGCTCGGTCGAGCAGGCCCGGCGTGTCGACGATCTGGTAGCGGATGTGGCCGTGGCTGGCGGGCGTCGCCCGCTCGCTGTTGGCGGCCAGGTCCGCCCCGTCGAAGTGGCCCACGCGGATTTCCGTCGTCGTGAACGGATACGAGGCGGTCTCGTTGCGGGCGTTGGTGACCGCGTTGACGAAGGTGGACTTGCCGACGTTGGGGTAGCCGGCGACGACGACGGTCGGCTCGTCGGGGCGGATGTCGGGCAGGGTCTTCAGGTCGTCGCGGGCGGCGCCGACCGCGGCGAGGTCGTCCTCGACCTCCTCGACCACGTCCGCGATGCGGGCGAACGCCTGCTTGCGGATCTTCGTCGCGGTGTCGATGTCGCTGCTGGCGAGGCGCTCGGCGTACTCGCGGCGGATGTCGGCGGTCTTGCGGCTCGCCCAGCCGACCTCCGAGAGGTGCTGGCGGACGGCGTCGATGCCGCCGATATCGGGGGCGTCCTCGCCGGTGGTGTTCGACGCCATGATGGCGTCGGCGAGTTCGTAGTAAAACGGGTCGAGATCGTCGAAGTCGGGCCAGCCGGTGACGACGTTCTCCAGGTTGTCGGACGCGATATTCGAAGCGGTCTGGAGCATCGACTGCTGGGCGTCGAGGCCGTCCTTGGCCCGCCCCGCGCGTGCGGCCCGCGAGAACGCCTTGTCCACCAGCTCCTCGGCGGTCGGCGTCGTCTGCAGGTCCTCGAACGGTTGGCTCATTGGGGCTCGATACACGGCCGGCGCGTAAAAGGCCGTTTACTCGCGGACGCCCGTGCGAGTCCGCCACAGCCCGCGAGCGGACCGACGCCGTCGGTCGCGGTCCGCGGTCGCCCTCGGTCGCGGTCCCGCGGTCGTTGTCGTCGCTCGCCCTGCGAACCCCGGCGGATCGCATATCAACGCCGGCCCCCTACCTCACCTATGACCGACTGGAGCGCCGTCGTCTGGGGATTCGCAGCCGGTATCGTCGCGGGACTCGTCGCCTTCCTCGTCCCGGTGGTCGGCCACATCGGGGCCGGACTGATCGCGGGGTTCGTCGCCGGCTACCTCGCCGGCGGCGGCCTCGGTAACGGGCTCTGGCACGGCCTCCTCGCCGGCGCCTTCGGCGGGCTCGTGCTCGTCCTCGTCACCGCCCCCATCGCCGGCCTGCTCGGCGGCGTCCTCGGCGGCCCCATCGGCGGCCTGTTCGGCGGGCTCAGCGTCGTCGTCGTCGGCCTCGTCATCGCGTTCGTCTTCGCCCTCGACAGCGCCGTCGGCGGCGCCATCGGCGCGGTGCTGGCCGACTGAGCCGCCCGCGGAAGTCACCCTTTTGCCGATCCCGCCCCGAGGGTCGGCATGGCCGAGATCGACGCCGGCGAAGTCCTGCCCAACGAGCACGTCCAGAGCATGGCAGCCGCCGGCCGCGTCACCCAGATGCACCGCGGGCACAGGTACGCCGACGAGGGCGACACCTTCGAGATCGAGGGGACCACCTTCGAGGTGACCGACGTGACCCGCCGCACGCTCGGCGACCTCACCGACGAGGACGCCCAGCGGGAGGGGTCGGAGGACCTCGAAGCGTATCGGGAGCGACTGAACCGCGTCCACGACACCTTCGAGTGGGACGACGACAGCGAGGTCGTCCGCCATCGGTTCGAGCCGCGGGAGTAGTTTTCCGATCCCGGCACGCCGTCGATACGGAGTGGATCGGCGACACTCCTGCCGCGGGAACTACCGGCGAGAACAGCGTGAAAGCCCCGACCGTGTCTGCGGCCGCGGCGGGTGTGTTCGCGGTGGAAACGGTCGCAGTATCGGTGCCGTCGGCTGTGCGGGTAGTCGATCGGTGAACGACCGCGTTCGCGACTCCTATCTCCGTTCGGCCAGTTCGTCGCGCAGGTCGTCGAGATCCATGTCCTTCATGGCGAGCAGGACGAGCAGGTGGTAGACGATGTCGGCGGACTCGTGGGCGATCTCCTCGCGGTCGTCGTCCTTGGCCGCCAGCAGCAACTCCGTGGTCTCCTCGCCGAGCTTCTCCAGCACGGCGTTCTCGCCCTTCTCGTGGGTGAACAGCGAGGCGGTGTAGGAGTCGTCCGGTAGCTCGGCCTTCCGGTCCTCGATGACGGCGAACACCTCGTCGAGCACGTCGTCGGTCATTACCCGGGCTGTCGACGCGCTCCGGTAAGTCCCCTCGGGTTCGCGCTCGGGAGCGGTCGCGACTGACGACCGCGAGGCCGACGGCCGCTCACCGCCGGTCGCGCTCGGCGAGCCGGATCCGACGTTCTTCGAAGGCCTCGTCGTCGATCTCGCCGCGGGCGTAGCGCCGTTCGAGGGTCGTCATCGGGTCGACCCCGTCGGTCGCGTCGGCCGGTGCCGTCCCGACCGGGCCGTCGACCCGCGTCGCGAGCAGGTACACGGCGACGGCGAACAGCGCGACCGAGAGGACCACCCACAGCAGTCCCCAGGGGATCCCGAGTCCCATCCAGCCGCCGGCTCCCATCGCTCCGCCGTTCGGCCCGTGGTGCGGTCCGTGCTGGAGCAGGTGTGTCGTCGTATCGATCATCGTGTTACCCTCGTGTGAACGGAGGCGCTCCGGAGATAAACCACCGGCCGGGATTGTCACAACCTGAGAACGGTGACGTGGTCCCGCTCGCTTATCCGAGGTCGCTCCCTGTGGTCGCGACCGCGCTGCTCACGGCTCGCTTCGCTCACCGTTCGCCCTTCGAGGACTCCCTTCGGTCGTCCTCGCCCTGCTCGCGGGTCGTTACACTCCCCGCTCGCTTATCCGAGGTCGCTCCCTGTGGTCGCGACCTCGCTCTGAAAAAACGCCAGGTCGTGAATCCGCGCGTCGTCGGTCAACTCCGGATGGAACGAAGTCGCCACCACGGGGCCGTCGCGGACGGCGACGGCGCGGCCGTCCCACTCGGCCAGCACCTCCACGTCGCCGACCGAATCGATGACGGGCGCGCGGATGAACACGGCGGGGAACGGCTCGTCGAGGCCCGTCACGTCCAGCGGCGCCTCGAAGCTGTCGGCCTGGCGGCCGAAGGCGTTGCGCTCGACGGTCACGTCCACGAGGCCGAGCGAGTCCACGCGGTCGTCGTTGGGGTCGGTCGAGGCGACGATGAGGCCGGCACAGGTCGCCAACACGGGCTTGCCGTCGGCGACGTGGGCCTCGATTTCGGAGGCGATCCCCTCGCGGTGGAGGTGTCGGGAGATGGCCGTCGACTCGCCGCCCGGCAACAGGAGGATGTCGCAGTCGGGGACGACGCCGGAGTGACGGATCTCGACGACTTCGGCCTCGTCGCCGTGGCTGGCGGCGGCTCGTCGGATGGCGTCGGCGTGTTCGCTCACGTCGCCCTGCACGGCGACGACGCCCGCCCTGATGGTCATACCACCTCTATCGAACGTGCGGCGAAAAACCTCTCGCTCTCCGCAGGCGTTGCGCGCTGGCGATTCAGGTCGGGGCCGGACGGCGCGCCCGATTCAGTCGTCGGCCGACTCCTCGGCCGTCGGCTCTTCCTCTGTGTCCTCGCCCGGCGGGGCCGAGTAGAGCATCCCGCGGCTGGAACTGACTCGTGTCATCGCCTGCCACTCCCAGATTCGCACTGATAACCGTACCCCTCAATGGCGTATGGTGTGTTAGACTACACCTAGAGAATATAAGGTCGCAATGGGGCGAGGGGCACAGCGCCGGTTCACCGGTCGGTAGGGCCAAACTGTTAGGGGTAGCGAGGCCGACAGTCGACCCATGTCAGAGAGCCGGGACCCGGTCGAGGCGCGCGCCGACGGCGAGCGCGACCTATACGAGGTGTCGACGTGGGAGCCGCGGTCACTGCTGGACAAGCTGTCGGTGTTCGTGTACGGGACCGGCGTGTCGGCGCTGCGGCTGTTCGTCGTGGTGTTGGCGCTGGTCATCCTCGGTGCGCAGGTGGTCCTCGGCGGCCTCGGGGCGCTCGCGGACCCGATCGTCGGGACCTTCACGCTGCTGTCGGCGGTGCCGGCGCTGGGCCTGGCGGCGTACGTCTGGTACGCCGACGTGACCAGCTCCGAGCCGCTGGAGCTGCTCGTCGGGACGTTCCTGCTGGGCGTGCTGTTCGCCGGCTTC
The window above is part of the Halosimplex rubrum genome. Proteins encoded here:
- the ileS gene encoding isoleucine--tRNA ligase, which translates into the protein MSTDDADGEGAAARDERFADVPDQYDPDAVEDRVFDYWDAVDAYEQTVEHRADGEDYFFVDGPPYTSGSAHMGTTWNKTLKDCYIRYLRMQGYDVTDRPGYDMHGLPIETRVEERLDFENKKDIQEFGEDAFIEECKAYADEQLEGLQSDFQSFGVWMDWDDPYKTVSPEYMEAAWWGFEQAHERGLVEQGQRSISQCPRCETAIANNEVEYEDVEDPSIYVKFDLDDREGSLVIWTTTPWTIPANTFVAVDGEGEYVGVDAERDGETERLYVAAAKVDSVLSAGRYDDYEVVEELTGEDLVGWSYEHPLREEVPDAPGGEGALEVYTGEYVDTEGDGTGLVHSAPGHGEEDFERGAELGLDIFCPVGADGVYDESAGAYAGEFVKDADRAIMDDLDAAGALLAEETTSHSYGHCWRCDTGIIQIVTDQWFITVTDIKDELLENIEDSEWYPQWARDNRFRDFVEDAPDWNVSRQRYWGIPIPIWIPSDEWDGTMEQAIVVGDRQELAERVDQEIDPESVDLHKDTVDDLTITEGGVTYERVPDVFDVWLDSSVATWGTLNYPEDQSRFDELWPADLIMEAHDQTRGWFWSQLGMSTAATGEIPYKQVLMHGYANMPDGRGMSKSKGILVDPHEVIDEYGVDPMRLFLLSVTAQGEDMNFSWDETQEMQRRLNILWNVARFPLPYMRADDFDPEETTLADAAEDLELVDEWVLSRLQTVEAEMTDAMDDFENDRAANALIDFVVEDVSRFYIQVVRERMWDEADSPSKQAAYATLYTVLEEVAALFAPFTPFVAEEVYGSLTGDAGHPTVHMCDWPEPDEEYRDVGLEQDIEVVRAVEEAGSNARQQAERKLRWPVQRVVVDADPTDEADATDVADTVERRAELLADRLNARDIEVVGPDGEWGELAYSAEADMSLLGPAFGDDAGRVMGALNDARVGEPTVEALESAVGDALGEPVDLDAEMVEFVRHTPDGVAGAEFDALDSEGVVYVDTTLTEDIESEGYAREVVRRVQEMRKELDLDMEESIRLEYDVQDDRVADLVADHADLIADEVRATEVGDVADGHRKTWEVEGIDVEIAIEALAAAEASD
- a CDS encoding TIGR00341 family protein: MRLVQITIPTGKREAVTRALDDEDVDYIVTDETSGREYAAVAYVPLPTNAVEPVLDTLRTAGIDESTYTVVLDAETVVSDEFEELEERFAEEENGDRIAREELVAAAKDLLLSTPAYLLMTVVSAVIATAGLLLNSPAVIVGSMVIAPLIGPAMAASVGTVVVDDELFARGVKLQAVGLVVAVASAAAFAWLVKTVHLIPPFTDVTAIPQVRSRLYPDFLSLVVALGAGIAGAVSLTAGISSAIVGVMIAVALIPPAATVGIGLAWAKPVVSLGSGVLVLVNLLSINLAALVVLRYSGYRPTNWFQLEEARGATVRRIGILVVAIVALSVFLGGVTYDSFQGATTEERIQEATNGALDESGTSAEVLSMEVNRSGGPLLRHPVGITVTVGVDDHDHPALAERIDRRVERAIDREVRTQVRYVVTDSA
- a CDS encoding SIMPL domain-containing protein, which produces MNSRHTLAGVAVVAALLATAGVGAAFAAGGSPVEAQQSAQADGSDTITVGASGQVQAEADRAVVRVGVVATGDDIETVRSHLSTNASSMRSALNEMGIEDGQIRTAHYDISTNRRYGGGQTDEPTYQAVHAFAITTDDPDSVGQVVDTAVTNGADEVDGIEFTLSADKREDLRQEALTEAMNSARGEASTIAAAEDLSINGVDRVSTTEYSARPYAVETAALSAGGDAGTSIDSGPVSVSASVTVVYETGN
- a CDS encoding NOG1 family protein, with translation MSQPFEDLQTTPTAEELVDKAFSRAARAGRAKDGLDAQQSMLQTASNIASDNLENVVTGWPDFDDLDPFYYELADAIMASNTTGEDAPDIGGIDAVRQHLSEVGWASRKTADIRREYAERLASSDIDTATKIRKQAFARIADVVEEVEDDLAAVGAARDDLKTLPDIRPDEPTVVVAGYPNVGKSTFVNAVTNARNETASYPFTTTEIRVGHFDGADLAANSERATPASHGHIRYQIVDTPGLLDRAPEERNDVESQAASALEHLADGVLVLVDASGECGYPLDTQLALRDDLEARFDVPVLTVCNKADRSRDVEADLYMSVTEDENVEGVLDAVIAAIDYEPELPYDGS
- a CDS encoding DUF5518 domain-containing protein; its protein translation is MTDWSAVVWGFAAGIVAGLVAFLVPVVGHIGAGLIAGFVAGYLAGGGLGNGLWHGLLAGAFGGLVLVLVTAPIAGLLGGVLGGPIGGLFGGLSVVVVGLVIAFVFALDSAVGGAIGAVLAD
- a CDS encoding ASCH domain-containing protein, giving the protein MAEIDAGEVLPNEHVQSMAAAGRVTQMHRGHRYADEGDTFEIEGTTFEVTDVTRRTLGDLTDEDAQREGSEDLEAYRERLNRVHDTFEWDDDSEVVRHRFEPRE
- the hisE gene encoding phosphoribosyl-ATP diphosphatase; protein product: MTDDVLDEVFAVIEDRKAELPDDSYTASLFTHEKGENAVLEKLGEETTELLLAAKDDDREEIAHESADIVYHLLVLLAMKDMDLDDLRDELAERR
- a CDS encoding SHOCT domain-containing protein yields the protein MIDTTTHLLQHGPHHGPNGGAMGAGGWMGLGIPWGLLWVVLSVALFAVAVYLLATRVDGPVGTAPADATDGVDPMTTLERRYARGEIDDEAFEERRIRLAERDRR
- the pdxT gene encoding pyridoxal 5'-phosphate synthase glutaminase subunit PdxT; translation: MTIRAGVVAVQGDVSEHADAIRRAAASHGDEAEVVEIRHSGVVPDCDILLLPGGESTAISRHLHREGIASEIEAHVADGKPVLATCAGLIVASTDPNDDRVDSLGLVDVTVERNAFGRQADSFEAPLDVTGLDEPFPAVFIRAPVIDSVGDVEVLAEWDGRAVAVRDGPVVATSFHPELTDDARIHDLAFFQSEVATTGSDLG